The following are encoded in a window of Megalops cyprinoides isolate fMegCyp1 chromosome 16, fMegCyp1.pri, whole genome shotgun sequence genomic DNA:
- the si:ch73-71d17.2 gene encoding RPA-related protein RADX isoform X1 produces the protein MAATVARRAGCILQRTISWPNGGHPRSESAKTCREPLYLISLDRYVKDLGFGIFFPEAIHASDSLYDATVSDGDCRLRVTIHPSLNPLVERNDLRCGCQLRNVTFSSVAEAEDGIDGDGCPAYRVVSLEVDADAGDDAGLEAFCGIDLDALPWFGLQGDDQPSLLPLRAQRSSYLPLWNNHDYLGEMWRDTPPPGSGGGSDSSESDSGEGTEDLQATVTLQEVRQGFLSRSRVIRGVLVVQILQKSRLFYYGRAERNCKSPYKAILEVADWSGRATVVLWNSVCMDWYRCVHPGVVLRLARYRVKESYNSRMGENEQDDIEISLNSRNPSANISVIPKKDVLPQWQLPRPSYTFYSGKDILSCPLGATCDVIGLVVFVGRAERTRRKDSQGMDLWEYRWLRLEDGTTNQPILVKLFSTSQPEIHSVIHPLSILVCTNLQLVRTAPDRPSSFQYLTNTSLTQVYCTGSGHHSTMPYRRLHPVRQFIQWLQTVDENQVLGRAVIGGFFSYPPLPVSLERYMKNRKGEPGLVSGAELRREAEKLQYRESRMFAIQATITAVSYTVAGEEEGSLSLSTIPAGPTNSSPCSPDHGGESIIGSSPPSSITLSPRSPRLRAGPGLAGSSRSAKRRLFHSAEPPRKRLALPLCSPQHADLEEDRDFSLWEASMEFLERNEEEEESDSDDDEDDETLSFVTATTSPLSPRRSQLGLARAAGETLPRQFCPQRRAVQAAAVGLQPGRLQETLPKRKLDTFALANCYSGHYTLSLRALTDGILINALFLPASPGNLHWSPHPHPHSNSWEAILSHGGFSPSTPPPAPSDLIAMATQLTNQRLVCVLEVCQLGGGRMEVVLSRAFPLRD, from the exons ATGGCAGCCACAGTTGCCCGCCGTGCAGGTTGCATCTTGCAACGCACCATCTCCTGGCCAAACGGCGGACACCCTCGTTCTGAAAGTGCCAAAACGTGTCGGGAGCCTCTCTATTTAATTTCCCTTGACCGCTACGTCAAAGACCTGGGGTTTGGAATATTTTTCCCGGAAGCGATTCATGCTTCTGACAGCCTTTACGATGCTACAGTGAGCGACGGCGACTGCAGACTGCGGGTGACCATCCACCCGAGTCTGAACCCGTTAGTGGAGAGGAACGATCTGCGGTGCGGCTGCCAGCTCAGAAACGTCACGTTTTCCAGTGTCGCCGAGGCGGAGGACGGAATCGATGGAGACGGCTGTCCCGCCTACCGCGTGGTGAGCCTGGAAGTGGACGCGGACGCGGGGGACGACGCGGGTCTGGAGGCGTTCTGCGGGATCGACCTGGACGCCCTGCCGTGGTTCGGTCTTCAGGGGGACGACCAACCCAGCCTCCTTCCGCTGCGGGCGCAGAGAAGCTCCTACCTGCCGCTGTGGAATAACCACGATTATCTCGGCGAGATGTGGAGGGACACTCCACCGCCtggcagcggcggcggcagcgACAGCTCAGAATCGGACTCCGGGGAAGGCACCGAAG ACCTACAGGCAACAGTCACCCTGCAGGAAGTCAGACAGGGATTCCTCTCTCGGTCCCGGGTCATCAGGGGGGTTCTGGTGGTCCAGATTCTGCAGAAGTCCCGGCTCTTCTATTACGGCAGGGCAGAGCGGAACTGCAAGAGCCCCTACAAG GCAATTCTGGAGGTGGCGGACTGGTCAGGCCGTGCCACCGTAGTCCTGTGGAACAGTGTCTGCATGGACTGGTACCGCTGTGTCCACCCAGGGGTGGTGTTGAGGCTGGCCCGCTACAGGGTGAAGGAGAGCTACAACAGCAGGATGGGAGAGAACGAGCAGGATGACATTG AGATCAGCCTGAACTCCAGGAATCCCTCAGCCAACATCTCTGTGATCCCAAAGAAGGATGTCCTTCCACAATGGCAGCTACCACGCCCTTCTTACACATTCTACAGTGG GAAGGACATTCTAAGCTGTCCCCTGGGGGCCACCTGTGATGTCATCGGTCTGGTGGTGTTTGTTGGGCGAGCAGAACGCACCAGGCGAAAGG ATAGCCAGGGGATGGATTTATGGGAGTACCGATGGCTGCGATTGGAGGATGGGACCACAAACCAGCCAATCTTGGTCAAGCTTTTCTCCACTTCTCAGCCAGAGATACATTCTGTCATACATCCAT TGTCAATCCTGGTGTGCACCAACCTCCAGCTGGTGAGGACTGCTCCAGACAGGCCCTCGTCCTTCCAGTACCTGACCAACACCAGCCTCACACAGGTGTACTGCACAG GTTCAGGCCATCACTCAACCATGCCCTACAGACGACTCCACCCAGTGAGGCAATTCATCCAATGGCTGCAGACGGTGGACGAGAACCAGGTACTTGGCAGGGCAGTGATTGGTGGATTCTTCAGCTATCCACCACTCCCTGTCTCCCTGGAGAGgtacatgaaaaacagaaaag GGGAGCCGGGCCTGGTTAGTGGAGCGGAGCTGAGGAGGGAGGCTGAGAAGCTGCAGTACAGAGAGAGCCGCATGTTCGCCATCCAGGCCACCATCACCGCAGTGTCATACACTGTGGCTGGAGAG GAGGAaggcagcctctctctctccaccatcCCAGCTGGTCCGACCAACTCGAGCCCCTGCTCTCCTGATCATGGCGGGGAGTCCATCATCggctcctctcccccctcctccatcacGCTCAGCCCCAGATCCCCCAGGCTGAGAGCAGG GCCAGGACTGGCAGGCAGCAGCAGATCTGCGAAGAGAAGATTGTTTCACAGTGCAGAGCCCCCCaggaaaag gctggccctgcctctctgctctcctcagcATGCTGACCTAGAGGAGGATAGAG ATTTCAGTCTGTGGGAAGCCTCGATGGAATTCCTGGAGAGgaacgaggaggaggaggagagcgacAGTGATGATGACGAAGACGATGAGACCCTGAGCTTCGTCACGGCCACCaccagccccctctccccccgcagGTCCCAGCTGGGCTTGGCACGGGCGGCGGGTGAAACGCTGCCGCGCCAATTCTGCCCGCAGCGGAGAGCGGTCCAGGCCGCGGCCGTGGGGCTCCAGCCGGGCCGTCTGCAGGAGACCCTCCCCAAAAGGAAGCTGGACACCTTCGCCCTCGCCAACTGCTACAGCGGCCACTACACCCTTTCCCTCAGAG ctctTACTGACGGCATCTTGATCAACGCCCTCTTTCTACCTGCCTCCCCTGGGAACCTACACTGGAGCCCCCATCCCCACCCACACAGCAACAGCTGGGAGGCCATCCTGTCCCACGGGGGCTTCTCCCCCTCCACGCCCCCTCCTGCACCCT CTGACCTGATTGCCATGGCGACGCAGTTGACCAATCAGAGGCTGGTATGCGTACTGGAGGTGTGCCAGCTGGGCGGAGGCAGAATGGAGGTGGTGTTGAGCCGCGCATTCCCCCTGAGGGACTGA
- the si:ch73-71d17.2 gene encoding RPA-related protein RADX isoform X2 produces MAATVARRAGCILQRTISWPNGGHPRSESAKTCREPLYLISLDRYVKDLGFGIFFPEAIHASDSLYDATVSDGDCRLRVTIHPSLNPLVERNDLRCGCQLRNVTFSSVAEAEDGIDGDGCPAYRVVSLEVDADAGDDAGLEAFCGIDLDALPWFGLQGDDQPSLLPLRAQRSSYLPLWNNHDYLGEMWRDTPPPGSGGGSDSSESDSGEGTEDLQATVTLQEVRQGFLSRSRVIRGVLVVQILQKSRLFYYGRAERNCKSPYKAILEVADWSGRATVVLWNSVCMDWYRCVHPGVVLRLARYRVKESYNSRMGENEQDDIEISLNSRNPSANISVIPKKDVLPQWQLPRPSYTFYSGKDILSCPLGATCDVIGLVVFVGRAERTRRKDSQGMDLWEYRWLRLEDGTTNQPILVKLFSTSQPEIHSVIHPLSILVCTNLQLVRTAPDRPSSFQYLTNTSLTQVYCTGSGHHSTMPYRRLHPVRQFIQWLQTVDENQVLGRAVIGGFFSYPPLPVSLERYMKNRKGEPGLVSGAELRREAEKLQYRESRMFAIQATITAVSYTVAGEEEGSLSLSTIPAGPTNSSPCSPDHGGESIIGSSPPSSITLSPRSPRLRAGPGLAGSSRSAKRRLFHSAEPPRKRLALPLCSPQHADLEEDRGRSRHPAPVNIIITITITACDSQPSASCRKRISRNKAALSGKFPQA; encoded by the exons ATGGCAGCCACAGTTGCCCGCCGTGCAGGTTGCATCTTGCAACGCACCATCTCCTGGCCAAACGGCGGACACCCTCGTTCTGAAAGTGCCAAAACGTGTCGGGAGCCTCTCTATTTAATTTCCCTTGACCGCTACGTCAAAGACCTGGGGTTTGGAATATTTTTCCCGGAAGCGATTCATGCTTCTGACAGCCTTTACGATGCTACAGTGAGCGACGGCGACTGCAGACTGCGGGTGACCATCCACCCGAGTCTGAACCCGTTAGTGGAGAGGAACGATCTGCGGTGCGGCTGCCAGCTCAGAAACGTCACGTTTTCCAGTGTCGCCGAGGCGGAGGACGGAATCGATGGAGACGGCTGTCCCGCCTACCGCGTGGTGAGCCTGGAAGTGGACGCGGACGCGGGGGACGACGCGGGTCTGGAGGCGTTCTGCGGGATCGACCTGGACGCCCTGCCGTGGTTCGGTCTTCAGGGGGACGACCAACCCAGCCTCCTTCCGCTGCGGGCGCAGAGAAGCTCCTACCTGCCGCTGTGGAATAACCACGATTATCTCGGCGAGATGTGGAGGGACACTCCACCGCCtggcagcggcggcggcagcgACAGCTCAGAATCGGACTCCGGGGAAGGCACCGAAG ACCTACAGGCAACAGTCACCCTGCAGGAAGTCAGACAGGGATTCCTCTCTCGGTCCCGGGTCATCAGGGGGGTTCTGGTGGTCCAGATTCTGCAGAAGTCCCGGCTCTTCTATTACGGCAGGGCAGAGCGGAACTGCAAGAGCCCCTACAAG GCAATTCTGGAGGTGGCGGACTGGTCAGGCCGTGCCACCGTAGTCCTGTGGAACAGTGTCTGCATGGACTGGTACCGCTGTGTCCACCCAGGGGTGGTGTTGAGGCTGGCCCGCTACAGGGTGAAGGAGAGCTACAACAGCAGGATGGGAGAGAACGAGCAGGATGACATTG AGATCAGCCTGAACTCCAGGAATCCCTCAGCCAACATCTCTGTGATCCCAAAGAAGGATGTCCTTCCACAATGGCAGCTACCACGCCCTTCTTACACATTCTACAGTGG GAAGGACATTCTAAGCTGTCCCCTGGGGGCCACCTGTGATGTCATCGGTCTGGTGGTGTTTGTTGGGCGAGCAGAACGCACCAGGCGAAAGG ATAGCCAGGGGATGGATTTATGGGAGTACCGATGGCTGCGATTGGAGGATGGGACCACAAACCAGCCAATCTTGGTCAAGCTTTTCTCCACTTCTCAGCCAGAGATACATTCTGTCATACATCCAT TGTCAATCCTGGTGTGCACCAACCTCCAGCTGGTGAGGACTGCTCCAGACAGGCCCTCGTCCTTCCAGTACCTGACCAACACCAGCCTCACACAGGTGTACTGCACAG GTTCAGGCCATCACTCAACCATGCCCTACAGACGACTCCACCCAGTGAGGCAATTCATCCAATGGCTGCAGACGGTGGACGAGAACCAGGTACTTGGCAGGGCAGTGATTGGTGGATTCTTCAGCTATCCACCACTCCCTGTCTCCCTGGAGAGgtacatgaaaaacagaaaag GGGAGCCGGGCCTGGTTAGTGGAGCGGAGCTGAGGAGGGAGGCTGAGAAGCTGCAGTACAGAGAGAGCCGCATGTTCGCCATCCAGGCCACCATCACCGCAGTGTCATACACTGTGGCTGGAGAG GAGGAaggcagcctctctctctccaccatcCCAGCTGGTCCGACCAACTCGAGCCCCTGCTCTCCTGATCATGGCGGGGAGTCCATCATCggctcctctcccccctcctccatcacGCTCAGCCCCAGATCCCCCAGGCTGAGAGCAGG GCCAGGACTGGCAGGCAGCAGCAGATCTGCGAAGAGAAGATTGTTTCACAGTGCAGAGCCCCCCaggaaaag gctggccctgcctctctgctctcctcagcATGCTGACCTAGAGGAGGATAGAGGTAGGAGCCGCCATCCCGCCCCTGTCAATATCATCATTACCATTACCATCACAGCCTGCGATTCTCAGCCTTCTGCCTCCTGTAGGAAACGCATTTCACGCAATAAGGCAGCTCTTTCTGGAAAGTTTCCACAGGCATAA